A window of Campylobacter lari subsp. lari contains these coding sequences:
- the mobB gene encoding molybdopterin-guanine dinucleotide biosynthesis protein B produces MKRLAMAFSGPSNSGKTTLITQIAKHFMEQNYKVCIIKHDPKDKASFDIAKKDSFKFFQSGADVMVLSPTRTTLFTHYPSTLDDAIAKLGDFDFLFIEGLKTLDMPRISVFCKEIDESYFAYSNAIASYKKVENENLTWLYLDDLEGICDFILKNSKKV; encoded by the coding sequence TTGAAAAGATTAGCGATGGCTTTTAGTGGGCCTTCAAATTCAGGAAAAACGACCTTAATTACCCAAATTGCAAAGCATTTTATGGAGCAAAATTACAAAGTTTGCATTATAAAGCATGATCCAAAAGATAAAGCAAGTTTTGATATAGCAAAAAAAGATAGCTTTAAATTTTTTCAAAGTGGTGCTGATGTGATGGTTTTAAGTCCTACAAGGACAACTTTATTTACCCATTATCCAAGTACTTTAGATGATGCTATTGCAAAATTAGGTGATTTTGATTTTTTATTTATAGAGGGCTTAAAAACTTTAGATATGCCAAGAATTAGCGTGTTTTGCAAAGAAATTGATGAGAGTTATTTTGCCTATTCTAATGCTATTGCAAGTTACAAAAAAGTTGAAAATGAAAATTTAACTTGGCTTTATTTAGATGATTTAGAAGGTATTTGTGATTTTATATTAAAAAATTCAAAGAAAGTGTAG
- a CDS encoding class 1 fructose-bisphosphatase produces MQELIKDIQKAVIEISQELRYLKDFDYTSSQNATGDNQLKLDVKSDEIITRILGQNKNIKSLISEEKQEQLLINENEKYIVAYDPLDGSSLVDVNFAIGSIFAIYENEAKAKNLKAAIYAIYGVRLELVVCFEKPMLYRLNENDEFVFVKELKLNEKGKLNACGGTQKNWSSTHGAFIKALFDEGYRLRYSGAMVSDLHQILLKGGGLFSYPATSDAPNGKLRAYFEVFPFAFIFEKANGLSTNGENDSLLDLEFEKIHASTPCFLGSKYEIEKLKQAYKGL; encoded by the coding sequence ATGCAAGAATTAATTAAAGATATACAAAAAGCAGTGATTGAAATTTCACAAGAGCTAAGATATTTAAAGGATTTTGATTATACAAGTTCTCAAAATGCAACTGGGGATAATCAATTAAAACTTGATGTAAAAAGTGATGAGATTATCACTAGAATTTTAGGGCAAAATAAAAATATTAAAAGTTTAATTAGCGAAGAAAAACAAGAGCAATTATTAATTAATGAAAATGAAAAATACATTGTAGCTTATGATCCATTAGATGGTTCTTCTTTGGTGGATGTAAATTTTGCTATAGGTTCTATTTTTGCTATATATGAAAATGAAGCAAAGGCTAAGAATTTAAAAGCAGCAATTTATGCCATATATGGAGTAAGATTAGAGCTTGTTGTGTGTTTTGAAAAACCTATGCTTTATAGACTAAATGAAAATGATGAATTTGTTTTTGTGAAAGAATTAAAACTTAATGAAAAAGGTAAATTAAATGCATGTGGTGGGACACAAAAAAACTGGTCAAGCACTCATGGAGCTTTTATAAAAGCTTTATTTGATGAGGGATATCGTTTAAGATATTCTGGTGCTATGGTGAGTGATTTGCATCAAATTTTACTCAAAGGTGGCGGTTTGTTTTCTTATCCTGCAACCTCTGATGCGCCAAATGGAAAATTAAGAGCTTATTTTGAGGTATTTCCTTTTGCTTTTATTTTTGAAAAGGCAAATGGACTTTCTACAAATGGAGAAAATGATTCTTTACTTGATTTAGAATTTGAAAAAATTCATGCAAGCACACCTTGCTTTTTAGGATCAAAATACGAAATTGAAAAATTAAAACAAGCCTACAAAGGTCTTTAA
- the metG gene encoding methionine--tRNA ligase: MRYITTPIYYVNDVAHIGHAYTTIIADTLARFYRLQGEKTFFLTGTDEHGQKIEQAASAKNFTPKEYADEISAKFKKLWDEFEISYDYFIRTTDESHKLSVQKAFKKMFDKGDIYKGTYEGFYCVSCESYFTQTQLVNECHCPDCGKKTQLLKEESYFFKLSKYQDQILKWYKEKEPILPKNKANELINFVESGLKDLSITRTSFEWGVKLPKELNDDKHVVYVWLDALMNYVSALGWGNDEANMDFWPAHIHFVGKDILRFHAVYWPAFLMSLDLPLPKFIAAHGWWTKDGEKMSKSKGNAVAPKEVADVFGLEAFRYFLLREVPFGNDGDFSQKALIARINAELSNELGNLLNRIIGMSAKYSQNIIDCKDVNLYFNQELNECKEYLDNAINALENIQPNRYLEELFKALSLANLSISKYEPWNLIKNDQMQKANALVALCANILAKVAILLSAAMPNTALKIAKALNFEISNENYQKLILNNQLCDLKSSPCEALFPKIELTQEPKKEEKIPEDKPNLAQIKIDDFKKIEIKVALVKDCQNIEGSEKLLKFQLELENGETRQVLSGIAKFYKASELIGKQVCVITNLKKAKIFGYESQGMILSAEKNGKLVLISPQSFIENGALIG; the protein is encoded by the coding sequence ATGCGTTATATTACTACTCCAATATATTATGTAAATGATGTGGCTCATATAGGTCATGCTTATACAACTATTATAGCTGATACTTTGGCTAGATTTTATCGCTTACAAGGAGAAAAAACTTTTTTTCTAACAGGCACAGATGAGCATGGCCAAAAGATAGAACAAGCTGCTAGTGCTAAAAATTTTACTCCCAAAGAATATGCTGATGAAATTAGTGCTAAATTTAAAAAACTTTGGGATGAGTTTGAAATTTCTTATGATTATTTCATTAGAACTACTGATGAAAGTCACAAATTAAGCGTGCAAAAAGCCTTTAAAAAAATGTTTGATAAAGGTGATATTTATAAAGGCACATACGAGGGGTTTTATTGTGTTTCTTGTGAGAGTTATTTTACTCAAACTCAACTTGTAAACGAGTGTCATTGCCCAGATTGTGGTAAAAAAACACAGCTTTTAAAAGAAGAAAGTTATTTTTTCAAGCTTTCCAAATATCAAGATCAAATTTTAAAATGGTATAAAGAAAAAGAGCCTATTTTACCTAAAAATAAAGCAAATGAGCTTATAAATTTTGTAGAAAGTGGTTTGAAAGATCTTTCTATAACAAGAACGAGTTTTGAGTGGGGTGTAAAACTTCCAAAAGAATTAAATGATGATAAACATGTAGTTTATGTTTGGCTTGATGCTTTGATGAATTATGTAAGTGCGCTAGGATGGGGCAATGATGAAGCAAATATGGATTTTTGGCCTGCGCACATTCACTTTGTGGGCAAAGACATCTTGCGTTTTCATGCAGTGTATTGGCCAGCATTTTTGATGAGTTTGGATTTACCTTTGCCAAAATTTATCGCTGCTCATGGTTGGTGGACAAAAGATGGTGAGAAAATGAGCAAATCAAAAGGCAATGCCGTAGCACCTAAAGAAGTGGCAGATGTTTTTGGTTTGGAAGCTTTTAGATATTTTTTATTAAGAGAAGTTCCTTTTGGAAATGATGGAGATTTTTCTCAAAAAGCATTAATTGCTAGAATTAATGCAGAATTAAGCAATGAACTTGGAAATTTATTAAATAGAATTATCGGTATGAGTGCTAAGTATTCTCAAAATATTATTGATTGTAAAGATGTGAATTTATATTTTAATCAAGAATTAAATGAGTGCAAAGAATATTTAGATAATGCAATCAATGCTTTAGAAAATATCCAGCCAAATCGCTATTTAGAAGAGCTTTTTAAAGCTTTATCTTTGGCAAATTTAAGCATCAGTAAGTATGAACCTTGGAATTTGATAAAAAATGATCAAATGCAAAAAGCAAATGCTTTAGTGGCTTTATGTGCTAATATTTTAGCCAAAGTAGCGATTTTGCTTTCAGCTGCTATGCCAAACACAGCTTTAAAAATTGCCAAAGCATTAAATTTTGAAATTTCAAATGAAAATTATCAAAAATTAATTTTAAATAATCAATTATGTGATTTAAAATCAAGTCCGTGTGAAGCTTTATTTCCAAAAATAGAATTAACTCAAGAGCCAAAAAAAGAAGAAAAAATACCTGAAGATAAACCAAATTTAGCTCAAATTAAAATTGATGATTTTAAAAAAATTGAAATAAAAGTAGCACTAGTAAAAGATTGTCAGAATATAGAAGGCAGTGAAAAGCTTTTGAAATTCCAGCTTGAACTTGAAAATGGAGAGACAAGACAAGTGCTTTCAGGTATTGCTAAATTTTACAAAGCTAGTGAATTAATAGGTAAACAAGTTTGTGTAATAACTAATTTAAAAAAAGCTAAAATCTTTGGCTATGAAAGTCAAGGTATGATTTTAAGTGCAGAAAAAAATGGTAAATTAGTTTTAATTAGCCCTCAAAGTTTTATTGAAAATGGAGCCTTAATAGGCTAG